In the genome of Deinococcus hopiensis KR-140, the window CTTGCGGTGGTTGCAGTTGCCCGATTTGATCGTCAGATTCTTGTTCATGGCCGCACCGATGGGAAAGCTCTGCATCGTTTGCGGATACACGCCAATGATGCTGAGTGTTCCCGCCTTGGCGAGGGCCTGTACCGCCCATTCCAGCGCTTGACTCGGCGCATCGCCGACATTCCACGCGGTGCCTTGAGGAGCCACCTGCTCCAGTTCCTGCCCGAACGTCTGCTCTTCCTTCTGCGCCTGCTCGGCGGCGGGCCCGTGGTGCGCGTGCTTGGCGTCCACCCCCACGACGTCGATGGCGCAGTCCACGCCAACGCCGCCCGTCAGGCGCTTGATGGCCTCCACCGGGTCTTCCTCATCGAAGTTGATCGTCTCGGCACCCTGATGGCGGGCAGCGTCCAGGCGCGAGGGAATACGGTCAATGGCAAATACGCGCCCCGCCCCCAGCAGCTTGGCCGAGGTGATGGTGAACTGCCCCACTGGACCACAGCCAAAAATTGCCACCGTATGCCCCGGCTTGATGTCGGCGATGTCAGCGCCGAAGTAGCCCGTCGGGAAGATGTCGCTGACCAGAATGGCCTGCTGGTCCGTTACGTTGTCAGGCACCTTGACGAGGTTTGTGGCGGCGAAGGGAATCCGCGCCTTTTCCGCCTGCAGACCCTGAAAGGGGCCGCTCGCCTTGGGGCCGCCGTAGAAGGCCGTTCCCGCACCCGGGCCATTGGGATTGGCCGTGTCGCACTGGCTGTAATAGCCTGCGCGGCAGTACGAGCAGTATCCGCAGGCGATGGTGGAGGGAATAACCACCCGGTCCCCGGGCCGGAAGTTGCGCACGTCCGCGCCCACCTGCTCCACAATCCCCACACCTTCATGACCGAGGACCGTGCCGGGGACCATCTCGCCGCCCGTGCCCCGGATGAAATGCAGGTCCGTGCCGCAGATCGCTGAGGCCGTCAAGCGGACAACCGCGTCTGTGGGCTGCTCAATCTGGGGCTCAGGAACGTCGTCCAGCCGAATGTCGCCGATACCGTGCCAAACCACTGCTTTCATGGTGCCTCCGGGGGAGTAGGGGATTTGCTGTGCGCCGAACTCAGCTGTGACCGGGATCCGAGTCGTCGGAGGGGCGGCCATGCTGGCCGCCGCTTCCCTGACCGGCCTGTTCCTGAGAAGGTCCAGGCGTGTCGCTCGTGGGGGTCTGGGCCCCCGCGGTGTCCTGGGAGGCGGTGTCCTGGGAGCTCTGGGGCGGCTTGTTCTGATCGTCTGTCATGTGGGAATCTCCTGAAGAAGGGAAGGATCTGGCTCAGGGCTGGGCGTTGACGCCATACACCTGTCCGGTGGCGTAGTTCGGTTCTTGGGAAGTGAGTTGCACATACGCGGAGGCGAGTTCGGCGGGTTGACCGGGGCGGCCCATCGGCGTATCGGCCCCAAAGGAGGGCCGCTTATTGGGCTCCAGGCCCCCCACTGCGCTGGAGGGGCGTCCAGGCAGGTCCGGGCGCCACGGCATTGACCCGGATGCCCTTAGGCGCGGGCCGCTTGGCGAGCGACTTCGAGAAGTTCACGGTGGCCGCCTTCGTCTGGGAGTGGTCCACCAGGTTGAGAGGGGGGTCATACGCCTGCTTGGACGCCGTGTTGATGATGGCGGCCACCGGCTGGAGGTGCGGCGGCGCGGCCCTGGTGATCCAGAATATGGCGTAGAGGTTGGTTTTCAGCGTCCAGTCGAACTGCGCCGTGGTGAGGTCCAGCAGCGAGGTCACCGAATGCTGCCGGGCCGCATTGTTCACCAGGATGTGGGTGCCGCCGAGTTGCCGAACGGCTTCGGCCACCAGACGCTGACAGGAGGCCTCGCTGCGGATGTCTCCGGGAATGGCCACGGCCCTGCGCCCAGCCGCCTGAATCAGGGCGACAATTTCGCGGGCGTCGGCCGGCAGGTAGTTGACCGCCACATCTGTCCCCCTCGCGGGCAAAGGTGATGGCGGCGGCGCGTCCAATGCCGCTGTCGCCCCCAGTCAGCATGGCCTTGCGTCCCAGCCGCCGCCCGGAACCCTGGTAGCTCTTCTCGCCGTGGTCGGGCCTCGGGTTCATCTTGCTCGTCAGGCCCGGCCAGGGCTGGGTCTGCTTGGGGAAGGAAGGCCGCACGGCAGCAGGTGCGGGCCTGTTGTGCGCGAGGGCAGATCCTGCCGCTGTGGCGGCCGGGCCCGCGCCGATACGCCCCAGCACCTGGCGGGGGGACGGCGCGGAATCGTCTTTGCTCATGAAAACCTCCAGAGGAAAGGCGGGAGAGAAGGCCTGCGGGTCAGTGTGGAGTCAGGCAGGACGTGCGGCCTGAGAACTCCGTAAATGGCCCCTGACCGCCCCTTGGGGGCAAGGTCATGAACGCGCGCTGCTCCCTGCCGCCGCAGTGGCTCCCGATATGGAAAATCCACTTCCATGAGGCCTTTGAAAGCGCGCTGGGCTGTAGGTTCATCCGAAGCCACCGGGAGGACTACCGGCCCGATGTGATGCGCCGGATTCAGGAGGTGCCGGTGGGTGGCGATCACCGCTGGCAAAGGAGGCCGATCTGCAACCGCACGCAGAAGGATGCGCTGCTCGGGCGGCAGGACGTTCAACAGCGCCACAAGCAGCCCTACGGTGCACCACGCCTCCACGCCATGCGGGCTGAAGGTCTGCAGGTCTCCCGTAAGCGAGTCGCTCGCCTCATGCGTTCGTGCGGGCTCCAGGCCAAAGGAAAGCGCCGGTGGGTACGAGCGGCGGACAGCCACCACACCTTCCCTGTGTGCCCCGGTCTGCTCGACCGTCAATTCGAGGTAGAGCAGCCAAATCGGGTGAGGGCGTCCGAGTCTACCCTGCAGCGTCATTCAAACGTTACAGGGGGGGCGTATTTTCGTACCTATGGCTGCGTCCTCAACCGCGTCGCTCCTGCAATGCTTCGCCACGTATTACCGTCCTCACCGCCGTCTCTTCGTTGTGAATTTCGTTTGTGCGGTCGCGTCGGGTCTTCTGGAATTGGCGTTTCCCATAGCCGTTCAGGTGTTTGTTGACCAGGAACGTGAGCTGGAAAGAAGCCTGCTCGCGGTGATAACAGCTCGGACCAGACCTTGACCTGGGCGCGGTACTCCACGGCGTGGAGTCGGATCTCGGGCAGGTCCTGGACCTGCCACGCCAGTTCACCGCTGGCCATCACCGTATCCTGGGCTTGACGACAGTGCCCGGTGGCAGGAAGCGTAACGATCTCGTCATGGTGCTCGGCCATCTTGAGCGTTTTGCCTGGGTGACCCGGTGGAGGGCCAGAAGACCGGCCGGTCTTCTGGCCCTCCCTCTACGGCGTCCAGGGCCTGTCCTGGCTGGGGGGTTGTGCTGTTCAGCTCCAGATGTGCCTTGATCTCCTGCAGCTCGGAGAGCACTTTGGCCAGCTGGGCTTCCACTTTTTTGCAGTTCAGGCAGGTGCCGTCGGAAATGCCCCTACGCTGACTGCTCCGCTCAGGCCCCCGGCTGAGCAGTCACGGGGCAATAAGCATCCCAGACTGACGTACGGATCAGCAACTCGCTTGGAACTCAAACTGGGCTTCGTTTAGCGCAGACGTAAAGCTAC includes:
- a CDS encoding zinc-dependent alcohol dehydrogenase codes for the protein MKAVVWHGIGDIRLDDVPEPQIEQPTDAVVRLTASAICGTDLHFIRGTGGEMVPGTVLGHEGVGIVEQVGADVRNFRPGDRVVIPSTIACGYCSYCRAGYYSQCDTANPNGPGAGTAFYGGPKASGPFQGLQAEKARIPFAATNLVKVPDNVTDQQAILVSDIFPTGYFGADIADIKPGHTVAIFGCGPVGQFTITSAKLLGAGRVFAIDRIPSRLDAARHQGAETINFDEEDPVEAIKRLTGGVGVDCAIDVVGVDAKHAHHGPAAEQAQKEEQTFGQELEQVAPQGTAWNVGDAPSQALEWAVQALAKAGTLSIIGVYPQTMQSFPIGAAMNKNLTIKSGNCNHRKYIPMLLDLIQQGTLDPEKLLSQVEEMHTAIEAYKAFDERQPGWLKVELVPGM
- a CDS encoding SDR family NAD(P)-dependent oxidoreductase, with translation MAVNYLPADAREIVALIQAAGRRAVAIPGDIRSEASCQRLVAEAVRQLGGTHILVNNAARQHSVTSLLDLTTAQFDWTLKTNLYAIFWITRAAPPHLQPVAAIINTASKQAYDPPLNLVDHSQTKAATVNFSKSLAKRPAPKGIRVNAVAPGPAWTPLQRSGGPGAQ
- a CDS encoding IS3 family transposase, yielding MRRIQEVPVGGDHRWQRRPICNRTQKDALLGRQDVQQRHKQPYGAPRLHAMRAEGLQVSRKRVARLMRSCGLQAKGKRRWVRAADSHHTFPVCPGLLDRQFEVEQPNRVRASESTLQRHSNVTGGAYFRTYGCVLNRVAPAMLRHVLPSSPPSLRCEFRLCGRVGSSGIGVSHSRSGVC